Part of the Paenibacillus terrae HPL-003 genome is shown below.
ATCATTGGGATTATCCTTAGCTTGTTCTTCAAGCTGATTGACGTACTCGGCTGGTCCAATGATAAAACTTAGGAACCCTTGACCGAAAAAACACCGGATTGATCCCTGTCCCATCACATTAAAAATCGCCGACTCCATGTGCTGCGATAAACACCACCTGCCAAAACGGCAAAGCGTGTTGAGCCACGGCCCATGGAGAACGGCGATTTTTTTTATTGCAGCGCCTGTATTTTCAAACAACATCACACACGAAAATGGGATACCACCTGATTGAGCGTGTCAGAAACACCTGTAAGTGACTTCGCTGAGCTATCCAGACTTTCCAACGCTTTCAATTGCCGTTCAGATCGTTCAGAGGCTTGCCCAGCACGTTCAGCAGAAGCTTTTGCAATATCGGCAAGGTAACTAATAAATGCCGCAACTTCCTCTGAGCCTGCTGACATTTGCTCCGAAGCCGATGAAACCTCCTGCACTTCAATCGCCACCTGCTGGATATCCTGATTCATCGCAGCAAAGCGCTGTTCCACCTCCTGCAAAATTGCCACACCTTCATCCATCTCCAGAGTGCCCTGTTGCATCCCTTCCATTGCTAATTTCGTTTCTTCCTGCATGGACCGGATTCGGCTCGTAATTTGCTCTGCTGACTGGCTGACATTTAAGGCAAGCTTGCCGATCTCTGAAGCCACAACAGCGAACCCTCGGCCATGCTCACCCGCACGTGCTGCCTCAATAGGGGCATTCAGCGACAATAGCTTGGTCTGTCCACTAATTTCTTGAATGATCTCGATAATGCTGCCAATTTGGGCCGACCGTTCATTCAACGAGCCTACTACCTTGCCTGCTTCATCCATAGATGCCTTCGCTTTATGCATTCCTCGGGTGACCTCGGTCAAACGTTCAATTCCGATAGCACTAACGATAAGGAGCAGCTTAAGCATTTCGTTCGCAGGACGATTCAGCTCCGAATCCGGCAGCAGCACCCCAATTTTCCAACCGGTTTGTGGTATTGTATCATACAATATCCGATAATCCTCATTCCCGATGGACGCAGATATCTGCCCGGAAACACCATTTTGGATAGTTTGTGCCGCCTCCGTACCCAACACTTTCGCCAGCGGTTCACCTGCTTTTATGGATTGGAGCCCCGATGACAGGATCGCTCCATTCTTGTCCATCAAAACCGCACTTCCTTGAGCATCGAATTTCATCCGTTCGATATAGGCTTGAATACTCGCCATACTTAAGTCACCTGTAATGACACCCATCAGCTTACCTGTTCGGTCATAAAATGCTTTTCCGGCAGTAATCATATTTACTTTCAGCTTGGAATCTAAAAAGGCTCCGTAAAGTTTATATCTTTACCACGCTCAACAGCCCCTGTATACCACAGCTGTGTTAAATAGTTATATTGTGGATCATCATATTCGGTCGTTTGCTTCATCTGTCCGCCATTTCTATACACATAATTGGATCGATATGTCGTATCTGGCTCATACGCATCCTTGGCGAAAAAAACACCCAGACCATAGGTCATATCATTCAATGCCAGCTCTTGTTCATACAAATGTCCATAATCGTCAATCTTCATTCCTGTTCCCAACTGCTTTGCACTCTTGGCCAGCATGGAGACAAGTAAAGCATGTCGATCCACATGAGCTGCAATATCTGCTTTAACTCCCGACAAAGAGTGGGTAGCATTCTGGCTAATTTCCGCATCCAGCTTTTGCTTGGCAAAAAAGTAAGACAATAAACTGATTAAAATCAAAGTCACAAGTACAAGAGGAATCAAGGTAGAGAATGTTCGTGCCTGTAAGCTTTTAAATTGAAATGTACGCAATATGACCACCCCTGCCCCTTTTTAACTGTTTATCGACATTTCGTTTAAATTTTTTATAACGATTTTCGTAAATAAATTGAAAGTTTATGTAAATTACATTTCCAAGCAAAAGCACTCCTAAACAAAAATAGCCCGATGGAGCAACTCTTTAAGAAAAGAGATGTTCCATCGAGCTATTTAGGATATTCATGCTCAAATATTTCCCGGGAAACCCCCAGGCTTAGAGCGCTTAGTACGTAATCAGCGTAAATACATCTACGTCAGGCAATTTCGCCCGTCCATTCAGATCAGACAGCTCTATAAGAAAAGCAGCCCCTACCACATTTCCACCAAGTTGACGTACCAAATTCACTGATGTAGCGATGGTTCCGCCTGTAGCAAGCAGATCATCCGCAATCAAAACATTTTGTCCCGGCTCAATTGCATCCTTATGCATAGCCAGCATGTCCTTGCCGTATTCCAAACCGTATGCTTCCTCGATCGTCTCACCAGGCAGCTTGCCGCTTTTACGGATGGGAATAAAACCGACACCAAGTGCATAAGCCAGAGGAGCACCTACAACGAACCCACGTGCTTCGGGACCTGCAATCAGATCAATTTTCAAATCCGATACCAGTTCCTTCATATCATTGATTGCCTTGCGGTACAATTCTCCATTTTTCATCAGGGTCGTAATGTCCTTAAAACTAATCCCTGGTTGTGGGAAATCGGGAATCACCCGAATGTATTCTTTGTAGTCCAACTTAGTTCCTCCTACTGTAAACTTCTAATTTAATATAGCCATCCTACATCATCAGCATCGAGGCTATGCCTCAAGACGCGCCCTTCATAAGCGACATAATCCAGCTTGTCATCTGGGTTGTATCCGCATCCAGCAGATAACGCTCCATTTCAGCCATATCATGCAATTCCTGATAACGTGGAGAAGACGTTAAATCCCGCTTGGGTGGATTGGACACAAAACAGAAGCGCCCTTCTGTACGCGTTATAAACTCAAGCTCCTCGAAAATGTCCAGCACTTTAGACAGCATCCGTACTGAACAGGAGCATTGACGACTAAGAGCGGGCAGCGTCGCTTTTTCATCCACAGGCTGTGCCCCCATTCGGGAAAGCACAACGTAAATACGCTTGAACAGCTCTCTGTCCGGGCTGACGAGCCGACCGCCTCGTTCACTGACCGAATGAAGGAGAAACACATTCTCTACATCTTCAAATGTAGACCACAATGCCTGCAACTGCTCCGGTGTATCCGGTGGCTCCAACACGAACAATGACTTTACAGAGTGTTGTGTATCCCTTCGATCATCGCCGGGAGTAACGCCGCCCTCCTTATCATATACCCATATGGAATCGGCGTTCACTGGACGAGAAGGACGAAGCCTGGACGATGGATGCATCACAACAGCAACGTCATTTTTTCGTTCTTCTATACGAGGATGAAAGATCTTTAGCCCCCGCTCCAGCTCAGCAAAAGGGTCCGATACTCCCCGATAATCAAAAATTTGCGGAGCCTGTACACGGATATCCTGCATCATTAGTTGGAGGGAGCGTTTACCGTTCCATTCATTAATAGACAGCTCGCCCAGCAGATCAAGCTCGGTTTGCTGCTGCAAAAAATCAGCCAGATCACCACGCCGGAAGGCAATCGCATCCAGCGATAATCCGTTCTGCTCCAGCAACAGCTTTACATGATTTTTCTCACGCCCCATTTTACGAGCCTCACGCAATTGAAGACCCTGTAACACGAAACGTGGAGACGGGTTCCCCATACCAAAGGGCTGGAGTAACTCCAGTTCTTCAACCACCTGTAAAGATACCTCGTCCAAACGACAAACCATATCTGCCTCGGCTACAGGAACGAGATTGTCTGGCGTCAGAATGGAAGCGGCATAGCGATTTAACCGCTCCTCAAACGATGCCAGATTGTCCCGAGACAGCGTCATACCCGCAGCCGAAGGATGACCGCCAAAGTGCTCCATCAGGTCATGACTATCTGTCAGAGCACTGTAAATATCCAAGGCCGGAATAGAACGGGCAGACCCTTTGCACATTCCTGTCTCTGCATCTATGCCCAGAATAATGGTTGGACGATAATAGCGATCCAGCAACTTGGATGCCACAATCCCCACGACACCTACGTTCCAGCCTTCACCAGCCAATACGATGACAGACGGCAGCGTGCCTCCATTCAGCTTGGCTGCCAGCTGCTGCTCGGCCTGCTCCACAATACGTTCAACTACTTGCTGACGCTCCCGATTGAGCAGATCCAGCGCATGCGCGAGCTGATCCGCTTCTTCCTCCTGCTCTGTCGTTAAAAGGGAGACCGCCCGTCCTGCATGATCCAGACGTCCGCTGGCATTAATCCGGGGAGCCAAGGCAAATGCAATGTTGACAGAGGTCACTGTAGACATATCCACACCCGCTATACCAAGCAACGCCCGAATACCCGGAAACGCAGAGCTTCTCATGGACTGAATCCCTCTACGTACCATCGTCCGGTTCTCACCATGTAACGGCATCAGATCAGCTACCGTACCGATAGCAGCAATTTCAAACCATTCCTCGGGTACTTCACCCAGCAGCGCCTGTGCCAGCTTTAGAGCGACACCGACACCAGCAAGACCCTTGAATGGATAGGGACAGCCGGGCAGCTTCGGATTGATCAGAGCATACGCTTCAGGAAGCATAGCAGGAGGCTCGTGATGGTCTGTTACAATAACATCTATACCCAAGGTTGCCGCATAAGCGATTTGCTCTACTGCACTAATTCCCGTGTCCACGGTAATGACGAGCGTAACCCCCTGCTGGTTAGCCCAATCAAGGGCATGATTATGCAGTCCATATCCCTCATTGGAGCGGTGCGGAATATAAATATCATACGAAGCTTTCAGGAAGCGCATAAGCTGAATCATCAATGACGTACTGGATACCCCGTCCGCATCATAATCACCATAAATTAATATGTGCTCGCCACGCTCTAGCGCCTGACGGATCCTCGGCACTGCCTCTTTCATGCCCATGAGCAGAAAAGGGTCGTGTATGTCGTCTACACTTCCGTACAAAAAGCGGTTTGCTTCCCCGGCCGTAGTGACACCCCGATTCACTAAAAGCCGGGACAACAATGGTGAAATCCCCAGCTCTTCCGTCAACGGCTGGGCCGCTTCCAGGTTAACCTCCGGGGTCTTCCATCGGTACTGCGAATGAAGCAATCCTATTCACCTTTCTTTCATAGTCGTCCTGCAATTATTGCAGCAAGGACGACACATCATTATCCGGTAGTTCATGATTAGACTTGTAAGGATACCCGGCTTGATAAGAAACAAACTGCATCTGTACATGGGTCACCTGCGGAAAACGCGCCAGTAGCAGATTTTTTGCCCGATCAGCAATTTCCTGCGCTTCTTGCACCGTAATCCGGGGATTCACGCTAATGGTTACATCCACAGTTATAAAATGACCTGCTTCCTGCGCATGCATATGCTCAACTGTTACAATACCATGCACCCGCTGAATCGTCTCCATAAAGCGTTGTGAGTCTTCCTCACGCAGAGGTTGTGCAGGAGCCGGATAGGCGGTATTCAGTACCATCAGATATCCTTTACGCAACACCAGACAGGCTACCAGCAACGCAGCAGTCGGGTCAAGATATAATAATGCAGGCCACTCCATCGCTTCGCCTGTCATTGCCCCAATCATACCGATCAGTGCAATCAGCGATGCATAAAGTGAATACCGTTCATGATTAGCGTACAAATCTGCTTCGGCCTTATGACCGTGTTTAATGGAGTAGCGGTATTGAAACTGAAACAGCGCCTCTCTCAGTACCAAAGCAGCAAAAGCGGTAATTAGTGCATACAGACCTGGAGCCTGCGGCTCTGGACTGCTTAAAGAACGAACAGCCAATATGCCCAGTTGAAGGCCACTCATCAGCACCAATATAGCCAGTACCACCGATACGACAGTCCGGACTTTTTCACCGTTCCGTAACCGTGCCAGTATACCATGCTCTGCTGCACCTTTGGAAAACAAAAGCTCCTGCAAACGGGAAGCACTATCCGCAGCCGTATGCAGCGCATCCCCCATCAACGCCTTGCTGTTTGCCGCATAACCGACGGTTCCCTTTAGAACAGCCAATGCAAGATTACCCACAATCCCGCTCCACGCCGCAGTTTCCAATGATCGGCTGCGCTCGCTATTCACAACGTTTCCCCCTCAATCCTGAACTGACAATTTCCCGGTAATGCTCCATTTCAAATTCTCCAAACCTTAGAAAACCGCGCCCATGCAGACGCGGCTCTCTCTTTAATTCATACTGCTGATGTTAAGCGTAATTTAAGACTTTGCAGTCTTGGCTGCACCACCGCCAGTTGCCGGAGACTTTTGTTTCCCTTTCAAGGCTACCCATAACGGGCTGGCAATGAAGATGGAAGAATAAGCACCGAACAACAAACCGATAACCATCGCAAGCGAGAACATCCGAATCGACTCGCCGCCAAAAATGAACAAGCACAAGGAGGCAATAAACACAGTAAACACGGTTGCAAGTGAACGAGTCATCGTCTGTGCAATACTGTGATCGACCACCTGTTCCAAGTCGTCCCTGGACTTCTTCTTCGCAAATCGTAAATTTTCCCGAATACGGTCAAAAATAACGACGGTGTCATTGATGGAGAAGCCGACAATCGTCAGAATTGCCGTAATAAAGGTCAAATCCACCTCAAGTCGGAAGATGGAAAAAATACTGATAACAAGAAATGCATCATGCAACAGCGAAACAATTGCTGCAATGGCAAACCGCCATTCAAACCGGATCGAGATATAGGCAGCGATGGCTACACAGGCCAGCAAAATTGCCCATATTGCATTTCGCTCCAGCTCTTGCGCCATTTCCGTATCCACCGTATTTACCTCAAAAGAAGCCTTTGGATCAAGCTCTTTATTGAAAGATGTTTTAAAATCATTCACTTGTTGATCCGTCAATACCTGCGAAAAACGAATACCGAAGCGCTCTTTACCCGGCGTATAATCCACCTCTTTGCCGATACCCTTCTTGTCCAGCAAGGTTTGAATCTGTTCCTGTGTAACTGCTTTGGTCAAATTGACATCCACATTGGAACCGGAACGGAAATCAACACCGTAATTCAAACCGAAAATCGACAAGCTCAAAATACCAAGCAGGGTGATAATAATCGAAAACGTGTAAAACCACTTGCTCATCTTGATATATTTAAAGTCCCAATTAAAGCGCACTGATATCACTCTCCTTCACACCAAAATACTTGGGCTTCTTCACAGCATCCGCTTTAACCAGCAGATTGAGCAAGAAACGGGAGAAGAAGATATTCGTCAAAATACTGGTGACAATATCAACGATGAGCACCAGAGCGAAACCTCTAACCGAGCCTGTTCCCAGACCGAACATAACAGCAGCCGCTATAATTGTCGTAACATTGGCATCCATAACGGTACGGAACGAGGCCTTACTACCTGCGATGACAGAAGAACGAATCGTTTTACCTGTCTTGATTTCTTCTTTAATACGCTCATACGTAATGATATTGGCATCGACCGCCATCCCGATCCCCAGCACGAACGCTGCGATACCCGGAAGCGTAAGCACAAAACCACCAAAATAGAAGATCGCAAGCACCAGCCAGGTATGAACGATGAGACAGAAGCTGGCAACCAGTCCCGGTACACGGAACATCAAAATCATGAATACCAGAATAATGATCGAACCAATCAAACCGGCACGAATCGTTTGATCCAGTGACAATTGGCCCAGTGTAGCGCCTACACTCTGAGAATATTTTTCCGTCAGTTTGAGCGGAAGTGCACCCAGGTTAATCGTATCGGCCAGCTTGTTCGCTTCATCACGAGTATAGCTACCTGTGATCGATGCGCTGCCATCCGTCAGTTCTCCACGTACCGTTGGGGCGGAGAGCAATTCCTGATCCAGGAAAATAGCCAACTCTTTGTTAAGAAGTCGCTTTGTAATCTCAGCAAACTTGGCTTTGTCTTTCACTTTGATACTAATTTCAGGTTGATTCAGTTGGTCAAAGCCGACAACAGCGCCATTCTCCACAAAATCATTACCGCGAAGCTCAATTTTGCTGAATTGGCCCGGCTTTTTGGCATCCTCTGCCGTCGCACTGCGGAACGTCAGCTCGGCAGGCTTTTTCAGCATGGAGCGGACTTCTGCCTCATTGGAGACACCAGCAAGCCGCACACGAATACGGTCGCTACCCTCCGTTGTTACTTCCGGTTCAGTCGTACCGAGCGCATTAATCCGTCTCTCCAGGCTTTGAGCTGTTTGTATGAGAGACTGTTTGGTTACACTCTGCCCGGCTTCCAAAGGCTGGGCTTCATATAAGATTTCAAAGCCTCCCTTTAAATCGAGGCCTAGTTTTAAACTGTTTAGCAGGCCCGGGCTTGTCCCGACCATAACACCAGTGGTTATGAGCACGACCACGATGAAACTTAGAATTCTCTTCATTCCGTCCCATGTTCCCCTTTCATTCTCAATATTCCTATTATAGCTACCCCTCAAAAAGCAGTCAATTTGAACGCAAAAAAAGACCCCCTTCTATTCGAAAGTGGAGCCCCGTAATGCGGACATTGTCAAATAGTTCATAAAGCTCGTCGCTTTAAGGGAAAGTATATCGTTAACGAGCTTGTGCAGCGGAGGAATACCCTCCTTTTCATATTTATGGCTGACGCAATTCCACACGTCCTTGCTTGTGACATGCTCATAGCCCACGAGAATCAACTCGTCCGCCTTGCTTTGACACAGCATCTCAATTGCGTCATCCCAATCCTGCTCATCCAGCTCTTCCATACCCACGATGGCCGTTCCTCCTCCCAGCGACTCCGGTTCCGCAGATCAGCAATTAACGGGTTATTGACTGCTTTATAGAACATTTCTGCCCTGATCCTGGAAAACCCTTCTTTTTCGTCGAAAATAGCCGTAAACCAACAATATATGCATTCATTTCGATCGTCAATAGCAGAATTCACCACTCCCTCTCTTGTTGTCCTGATCCC
Proteins encoded:
- a CDS encoding methyl-accepting chemotaxis protein — translated: MITAGKAFYDRTGKLMGVITGDLSMASIQAYIERMKFDAQGSAVLMDKNGAILSSGLQSIKAGEPLAKVLGTEAAQTIQNGVSGQISASIGNEDYRILYDTIPQTGWKIGVLLPDSELNRPANEMLKLLLIVSAIGIERLTEVTRGMHKAKASMDEAGKVVGSLNERSAQIGSIIEIIQEISGQTKLLSLNAPIEAARAGEHGRGFAVVASEIGKLALNVSQSAEQITSRIRSMQEETKLAMEGMQQGTLEMDEGVAILQEVEQRFAAMNQDIQQVAIEVQEVSSASEQMSAGSEEVAAFISYLADIAKASAERAGQASERSERQLKALESLDSSAKSLTGVSDTLNQVVSHFRV
- a CDS encoding adenine phosphoribosyltransferase, encoding MDYKEYIRVIPDFPQPGISFKDITTLMKNGELYRKAINDMKELVSDLKIDLIAGPEARGFVVGAPLAYALGVGFIPIRKSGKLPGETIEEAYGLEYGKDMLAMHKDAIEPGQNVLIADDLLATGGTIATSVNLVRQLGGNVVGAAFLIELSDLNGRAKLPDVDVFTLITY
- the recJ gene encoding single-stranded-DNA-specific exonuclease RecJ; protein product: MLHSQYRWKTPEVNLEAAQPLTEELGISPLLSRLLVNRGVTTAGEANRFLYGSVDDIHDPFLLMGMKEAVPRIRQALERGEHILIYGDYDADGVSSTSLMIQLMRFLKASYDIYIPHRSNEGYGLHNHALDWANQQGVTLVITVDTGISAVEQIAYAATLGIDVIVTDHHEPPAMLPEAYALINPKLPGCPYPFKGLAGVGVALKLAQALLGEVPEEWFEIAAIGTVADLMPLHGENRTMVRRGIQSMRSSAFPGIRALLGIAGVDMSTVTSVNIAFALAPRINASGRLDHAGRAVSLLTTEQEEEADQLAHALDLLNRERQQVVERIVEQAEQQLAAKLNGGTLPSVIVLAGEGWNVGVVGIVASKLLDRYYRPTIILGIDAETGMCKGSARSIPALDIYSALTDSHDLMEHFGGHPSAAGMTLSRDNLASFEERLNRYAASILTPDNLVPVAEADMVCRLDEVSLQVVEELELLQPFGMGNPSPRFVLQGLQLREARKMGREKNHVKLLLEQNGLSLDAIAFRRGDLADFLQQQTELDLLGELSINEWNGKRSLQLMMQDIRVQAPQIFDYRGVSDPFAELERGLKIFHPRIEERKNDVAVVMHPSSRLRPSRPVNADSIWVYDKEGGVTPGDDRRDTQHSVKSLFVLEPPDTPEQLQALWSTFEDVENVFLLHSVSERGGRLVSPDRELFKRIYVVLSRMGAQPVDEKATLPALSRQCSCSVRMLSKVLDIFEELEFITRTEGRFCFVSNPPKRDLTSSPRYQELHDMAEMERYLLDADTTQMTSWIMSLMKGAS
- a CDS encoding cation diffusion facilitator family transporter, which encodes MNSERSRSLETAAWSGIVGNLALAVLKGTVGYAANSKALMGDALHTAADSASRLQELLFSKGAAEHGILARLRNGEKVRTVVSVVLAILVLMSGLQLGILAVRSLSSPEPQAPGLYALITAFAALVLREALFQFQYRYSIKHGHKAEADLYANHERYSLYASLIALIGMIGAMTGEAMEWPALLYLDPTAALLVACLVLRKGYLMVLNTAYPAPAQPLREEDSQRFMETIQRVHGIVTVEHMHAQEAGHFITVDVTISVNPRITVQEAQEIADRAKNLLLARFPQVTHVQMQFVSYQAGYPYKSNHELPDNDVSSLLQ
- the secF gene encoding protein translocase subunit SecF → MRFNWDFKYIKMSKWFYTFSIIITLLGILSLSIFGLNYGVDFRSGSNVDVNLTKAVTQEQIQTLLDKKGIGKEVDYTPGKERFGIRFSQVLTDQQVNDFKTSFNKELDPKASFEVNTVDTEMAQELERNAIWAILLACVAIAAYISIRFEWRFAIAAIVSLLHDAFLVISIFSIFRLEVDLTFITAILTIVGFSINDTVVIFDRIRENLRFAKKKSRDDLEQVVDHSIAQTMTRSLATVFTVFIASLCLFIFGGESIRMFSLAMVIGLLFGAYSSIFIASPLWVALKGKQKSPATGGGAAKTAKS
- the secD gene encoding protein translocase subunit SecD translates to MKRILSFIVVVLITTGVMVGTSPGLLNSLKLGLDLKGGFEILYEAQPLEAGQSVTKQSLIQTAQSLERRINALGTTEPEVTTEGSDRIRVRLAGVSNEAEVRSMLKKPAELTFRSATAEDAKKPGQFSKIELRGNDFVENGAVVGFDQLNQPEISIKVKDKAKFAEITKRLLNKELAIFLDQELLSAPTVRGELTDGSASITGSYTRDEANKLADTINLGALPLKLTEKYSQSVGATLGQLSLDQTIRAGLIGSIIILVFMILMFRVPGLVASFCLIVHTWLVLAIFYFGGFVLTLPGIAAFVLGIGMAVDANIITYERIKEEIKTGKTIRSSVIAGSKASFRTVMDANVTTIIAAAVMFGLGTGSVRGFALVLIVDIVTSILTNIFFSRFLLNLLVKADAVKKPKYFGVKESDISAL
- a CDS encoding post-transcriptional regulator, producing the protein MGMEELDEQDWDDAIEMLCQSKADELILVGYEHVTSKDVWNCVSHKYEKEGIPPLHKLVNDILSLKATSFMNYLTMSALRGSTFE